One segment of Synechococcus sp. A15-24 DNA contains the following:
- a CDS encoding TIGR03894 family protein, giving the protein MAADHALLKEVALELWNTTKKLRPGLPKAPRAQLVLKALMIIGDVSDQLEAAMVLGLIADQEPDDETEQLEDGEDKTVEQDESDNSRSTPRVVRKRSGSR; this is encoded by the coding sequence ATGGCCGCTGATCACGCGCTTCTCAAAGAAGTCGCATTGGAGCTGTGGAACACGACCAAGAAACTGCGGCCTGGGCTGCCGAAGGCGCCTCGCGCTCAGCTTGTTCTCAAAGCCCTGATGATCATTGGTGATGTCAGTGATCAACTGGAAGCTGCCATGGTCCTTGGGCTGATCGCCGACCAGGAGCCGGATGATGAGACCGAGCAGCTGGAGGATGGGGAAGACAAAACTGTCGAGCAAGACGAGAGCGACAACAGCCGGTCGACGCCGCGGGTTGTGCGCAAGCGCTCTGGTTCTCGCTGA
- a CDS encoding sulfotransferase family protein, giving the protein MSERHFIQFRDLPLLYGRVPKVANSSIKACLYRLLTTSPEKGLRTTSDAFWSKGTHGETSMVDNHSARMCRGTHFSFSFVRNPFDRLVSAYNNKILELDDVPGPMQAMGLKHGMAFSAFLECIATTSDADLDVHLLPQSNILCLDGQLIPSFIGRLETMESDWQQLQRRLRQERLPTLGNLPEKNRRRGDDHNDVVRYFEDSGLVHLVADRYDNDLKLFYSDIDLDHLSRGQLN; this is encoded by the coding sequence GTGAGCGAGCGTCATTTCATTCAGTTTCGCGACCTGCCTCTGCTTTATGGCCGAGTCCCAAAAGTTGCGAACAGCTCGATCAAAGCTTGTCTCTACCGGTTACTGACGACTTCACCCGAGAAGGGATTACGCACCACCTCGGACGCGTTCTGGAGCAAAGGCACCCATGGAGAGACCTCCATGGTGGACAATCACTCCGCACGCATGTGCCGTGGCACGCACTTCAGCTTCAGCTTCGTGCGCAATCCATTTGATCGACTGGTATCCGCCTACAACAACAAGATTTTGGAATTGGATGACGTCCCTGGGCCAATGCAAGCCATGGGACTGAAGCACGGCATGGCTTTTTCAGCTTTTCTGGAATGCATTGCGACGACGAGCGATGCTGACCTTGATGTGCATCTGCTACCTCAAAGCAACATCCTTTGCCTCGATGGTCAACTCATCCCCAGTTTCATTGGACGCCTGGAAACCATGGAGAGCGATTGGCAACAGTTGCAACGACGCTTGAGACAAGAACGATTGCCAACTCTCGGCAATCTTCCCGAAAAGAATCGTCGTCGAGGTGACGATCACAACGACGTCGTTCGGTACTTCGAAGACTCAGGACTCGTCCATCTCGTCGCTGATCGCTATGACAACGATCTGAAGCTGTTTTACAGCGATATCGACCTAGACCATCTCAGTCGCGGTCAGCTCAACTGA
- a CDS encoding sulfotransferase translates to MINTFDMTSNSSSIKLIRIGLRGKHAEIVAQHHDSLPNFIVIGAAKSATTTLTTILPQHPDVFISKPKEPKFFGRYYKKGWDWYASRFRKGKDFPLRGEGSTMYASGLHSFSRTPELMHRYLPDLKLIYIVRHPLDRIVSQWRHYRGRNPDCADFSELMRDRHLRKLIVGCSMYYQRLSAFRRFYPDDQIYCMTFEDLLSSPRRSLRSMMHFLGVKPRVKRLLDANGQLPKENQAGDKGRGHVEKPQWNDGLKRRVLRRIRPDSLQMLAYMGKPSDYWDL, encoded by the coding sequence TTGATCAACACATTTGATATGACATCCAACTCGAGTTCCATAAAATTGATCCGCATTGGACTTCGCGGCAAGCATGCCGAAATCGTAGCTCAGCATCATGATTCTCTCCCCAATTTCATCGTTATTGGCGCCGCCAAATCTGCCACAACAACCCTCACAACAATCCTGCCGCAACATCCAGACGTCTTCATCAGCAAACCCAAGGAGCCCAAATTCTTCGGTCGTTATTACAAAAAGGGCTGGGACTGGTATGCCTCGAGATTCAGAAAGGGCAAAGATTTTCCGTTGAGGGGAGAAGGCAGCACGATGTACGCCAGTGGCCTGCACTCCTTTAGTCGAACACCAGAGTTAATGCATCGATACCTGCCAGATCTCAAATTGATTTATATCGTTCGTCACCCGCTAGACCGAATTGTGTCCCAATGGCGTCACTACCGAGGTCGCAATCCAGACTGCGCTGACTTCAGCGAACTGATGCGTGACCGCCACCTGCGCAAGCTGATTGTTGGCTGCTCGATGTACTACCAGCGCCTATCTGCCTTCCGTCGTTTTTACCCAGATGACCAGATTTATTGCATGACCTTCGAAGATCTCCTCAGCTCACCCCGGCGTTCACTACGCAGCATGATGCACTTTCTTGGCGTCAAACCAAGGGTTAAGAGACTTTTAGACGCCAATGGTCAACTGCCCAAAGAAAATCAGGCCGGAGACAAAGGGCGAGGTCACGTTGAGAAACCACAGTGGAACGACGGATTGAAACGCCGAGTTCTGCGACGTATCCGCCCTGACAGCCTACAAATGCTGGCATATATGGGAAAACCCAGCGATTACTGGGACCTGTGA